GTACCGAGAGGGATGTTACGCAGCGGCAGGCAGTTACCTGGCTTGATATCAGCCTGTGGGCCTGCTTCCACGCGGTCACCCTGATACAGGTTGGCTGGTGCCAGGATGTAACGCTTGGCTCCGTCCTCGTAGTGCAGCAGTGCGATGCGCGAGGTGCGGTTCGGATCGTATTCGATGTGAGCCACAACGGCGGGGATGCCGTCCTTGTCATGGCGACGGAAGTCGATCACGCGGTAGGCGCGCTTGTGGCCACCACCGCGGTGACGCGAGGTCACGCGGCCGTGCGCGTTACGACCACCGGTCTTGCTCAGCGGACGCAGCAGCGACTTTTCTGGCGTAGAACGCGTGATTTCAGCAAAGTCCGACACACTTGAGCCGCGACGGCCCGGCGTTGTGGGCTTGTATTTGCGGATTCCCATAATGTTCCTCTACCTCTCCGGCTGCCTTCAGGCCTGATCGCCGAAGATGTCGATGGTGCCTTCGCGAACGGTCACGATTGCTCGCTTGACGTCCTTGCGCTTTCCGATTCCGTTGCGGGTCCGGTATTCCTTACCCTTACGGTTCTGGGTCGCGACAGAGGCAACCTTGACACCAAAGATTGCCTCGACAGCAATCTTGATCTCGGTCTTGTTGGCGCGAGGATCAACTTCAAATGTGTACTTGCCCTGATCCATCAGGATCGATGACTTCTCAGTCACGACAGGCTTCAAGATGATGTCGCGCGGGTTCTTGGTGGATTCGAGTGCGCTCACTTGGTCTCCTCCTTAGTACCGAGGAAAGTCTCGAGGGCGCCCTTGGTGAAGATGACATCGTCGTTGTCGAGGACGTCATAGGTGTTGAGCTGATCAACCCACAGAATGTGAGTTTCCTGCAGGTTGCGCAGGCTCAGTGCCGTCAGATCTTCACCGCGTTCAAGGACCACCAGGACGTTGTCGTTGCCAGCAACGATTGTCCGCAGAGCTTTCAGAGCTGTCTTGGTGGACGGCTTGTCGCCCTCGAACAATGAAGTCACAACGTGAATGCGATCGTTACGAGCGCGATCGGACAGTGCGCAGCGCAGAGCGCCGACCTTCATTTTCTTCGGGGTGCGTTGTGCGTAGTTACG
The sequence above is a segment of the Schaalia radingae genome. Coding sequences within it:
- the rplB gene encoding 50S ribosomal protein L2 gives rise to the protein MGIRKYKPTTPGRRGSSVSDFAEITRSTPEKSLLRPLSKTGGRNAHGRVTSRHRGGGHKRAYRVIDFRRHDKDGIPAVVAHIEYDPNRTSRIALLHYEDGAKRYILAPANLYQGDRVEAGPQADIKPGNCLPLRNIPLGTVVHAVELQPGGGAQIARSAGASVQLVAKEGRFAQLRMPSGEIRNVDAACRATVGEVGNSDHSNINWGKAGRMRWKGKRPHVRGVVMNPVDHPHGGGEGRTSGGRHPVSPWGKPEGRTRRPNKASDKLIVRRRRTGKKR
- the rplW gene encoding 50S ribosomal protein L23 → MSALESTKNPRDIILKPVVTEKSSILMDQGKYTFEVDPRANKTEIKIAVEAIFGVKVASVATQNRKGKEYRTRNGIGKRKDVKRAIVTVREGTIDIFGDQA
- the rplD gene encoding 50S ribosomal protein L4, translated to MTDNQTTRTIDVLDREGKKVDTIDLPGEIFDVPANIPLMHQVVVAQLAAARQGTHATKTRGMVSGGGKKPYRQKGTGNARQGSIRAPQFTGGGVVHGPQPRNYAQRTPKKMKVGALRCALSDRARNDRIHVVTSLFEGDKPSTKTALKALRTIVAGNDNVLVVLERGEDLTALSLRNLQETHILWVDQLNTYDVLDNDDVIFTKGALETFLGTKEETK